Genomic window (Planctomycetia bacterium):
GTGACGATTAATGCTCTCTGATACTCACTACTGATTAACGGCTTTTCGTTTCGGACTGGCAACTGATTGGCAAACTCGCGACCTTGACAATAGAACTTCAGTGGGCATAAAAGACAGCTTGGTCTACCCGTCGTACATATTGTCTGCCCTAATTCCATCCATGCCTGGTTAAAATCACCAACATGAATTTGCGGCAGTATTGCCTCAGCTGTTGACCAAAGCCAGCTTTGTGTTTCCTTGCTTTGTAAAATCTTCTTCCAGGTAAATAAACGACAGATCACACGGGCAACATTGGCATCAACGATGGGTAATCGTTTGTCAAATGCCTGACTTAGTACAGCATTGACGGTGTAACGACCAAAACCAGGCAAAGTAGACAACTCTTCTTCATTCTGCGGAATTATTCCATCATGTTTTTCAACGATGATGCATGCAGCCTGATGCAAATGCCTGGCCCGCCGATAATAGCCCATCCCTTCCCAATACTTCAGCACTTCCTGTTCACTTGCCTCAGCCAAAGCAAAAACTGTGGGGAACCGTTGCATAAACCGTTGAAAGAAGGGAATGACAGTAGTCACCTGCGTTTGCTGCAGCATGATCTCGCTGACCCAGATGGCGTAGGGTGAGCGCGTATCTCGCCAGGGAAGTTGTCGTCGATTGATTTGATACCAGTTGAGTAATGCTCGACGAATCTTCCTTAATAACTGCGTTGGCAATGGAATGCTTGAATGTTTCATCGTTCAGTTATTGAACCTGTAAACCAAAAAAACCCCGAATGCAATTCGGGGTTCATTTGCAAAGTAGGGAACCTACCGAGGCCGACGCATGTATTTTTCCAGAATGGCCTGCGCTGCGGTTGAAGTGTTCGCTGAGTTTGAAACACTCTTGGCTGCGTCTGATTTCTTTCTCTCATTCGTCCTCCTCTGCTCATCTGTCAATGCTGGCTGATCTTCTGCGGTTGTTGGATCAAGTGAAAGCCCAGCAACCGTGCTTCCCATAGGAATCGAATCGGAAGGGATTGAACCACTGGGAGCATCTGCAAAATTAAAAAGCATTTCAGCAATGTCATCTTCTGCGGCACTTGCCTTTTTCGTTTTCTGAACTGAGCTCGCCATGGCTTTTCCACTCGAACTCTCAATCACCGTCTTTTCCGCTGAAGGCACAATGGTAGGTGCAGCAGCCATCACTGCAGTTGCCTGCAGTTTGATCTTGAATGTCAATGGACCAAACTTGACTACATCGCCATCTCGAAGAAAAGTCTCGCCTTCCACTTTCTGATCATTCACGAACGAACCGTTGGTACTCCCGTAATCCCTGAACAATACCTGTTCACCCTGCAGAATAAATGAACAATGCTTCTTACTGATCATGGGGCTGGCTGGTCGCAGATGACAACCAGGGTCTCGACCAACCGTAAACTCAGGTAACCTGATCGGAATTTCCTTACCCGCAGTTGTTCCAGTTACCACGATTAGGCTGAATTTCATAAGTACGTTAACTCCCAGACGCACTAATCGCTGATGAACGCAATCTACTGCAACTTCATCGTTTCTTCAAT
Coding sequences:
- the mutY gene encoding A/G-specific adenine glycosylase — translated: MKHSSIPLPTQLLRKIRRALLNWYQINRRQLPWRDTRSPYAIWVSEIMLQQTQVTTVIPFFQRFMQRFPTVFALAEASEQEVLKYWEGMGYYRRARHLHQAACIIVEKHDGIIPQNEEELSTLPGFGRYTVNAVLSQAFDKRLPIVDANVARVICRLFTWKKILQSKETQSWLWSTAEAILPQIHVGDFNQAWMELGQTICTTGRPSCLLCPLKFYCQGREFANQLPVRNEKPLISSEYQRALIVTKGKQLLLAQRPTHSSRWANMWEFPTQIMDSTDHSLSKVNKQCQKLTGYSVEKPMLFNTIQYSITRYRVTLNVVKALWKSGKSHQREYQQLKWILPEQLHEYPLSVPQRRIAKLVLGKE
- a CDS encoding FHA domain-containing protein translates to MKFSLIVVTGTTAGKEIPIRLPEFTVGRDPGCHLRPASPMISKKHCSFILQGEQVLFRDYGSTNGSFVNDQKVEGETFLRDGDVVKFGPLTFKIKLQATAVMAAAPTIVPSAEKTVIESSSGKAMASSVQKTKKASAAEDDIAEMLFNFADAPSGSIPSDSIPMGSTVAGLSLDPTTAEDQPALTDEQRRTNERKKSDAAKSVSNSANTSTAAQAILEKYMRRPR